AGTAAGTGCAcattgtggatgtgatacccacaaccTCCAATAGTGGTAACCGGTACTCGTTGGTCTTGTATGTGGCATCAATGACCAATACTGACGGAAAGTTCACAAATAAGTCTAGGCTTTGAGGATGAACCCAAACAATATCAGTGATTTCGTTGGTGTATGGATTTGTACGATATTCATTGAGGTATCTTTTCTGTATTAGTTGATTCAAGACAAACTGAGTAGGACTTAGACCGTCTCGTTTTACTATGTTATCTGAATATTTGAGGTTGTATATGCTTTGGGCACATATAGTGTTTAAcggatttttttcctttaaaacaCTAAGAATTTCACGAGGCGCTGTGTTGTCCGCCATGTCGCGCACAATTTCTTTCTCCTCTAGTGTtagccttgacgggtactcatgCCCATCAAAATATTCTGCTGTTTCATGGTTATGGAGACCACATTCAACCATTACACCCCACATGACACCCGCTGGAGGTATTGGTATACCTTGCAGCTCAAATGGGCACTCGCATTTTTTTGTCCCAGTATTCTTTTGCGAGGATTGCCCTTCAACTGCATTCTGTGCCGATCTATACTTTCCACTTCTTTCACAACTAAGAATGCACTTTGGCAGCTTGCCACCAATTAAACTAGCAGATTTCTTAATAACAACAACAATACCATTTTCTTTACCGACTCTTCACACCCAAGCTACCATGTCGTCTCTACTTTGAAAAATCtataagcaagaaaaaaagaatatgtaTAAGTGCAACATGATCCAATCTAATATGCATAATTTCTGTACCTTTAAATTAAATAACTAATATGCATAAGAACAACAGTAATAACTAACCTGGTCAGTTGTGAATCCGGGTTTATAGTCACGAAAATTATGGAAGACGCCCTCCCCACTAAGAACATCATTCTCAACGGACCAACTATCTGAAAATGACAAGTTATAGTTATCCATAATGTTCTTCCATGTTTTACGAACCGGTGTGGAAAAGGAGGGAGGAGCCGTGACagaggaagggagagagagatagatgatgGAAAAATGGTGATGTTGGAGGGATAAGCAAGGAGATGGAGGTAATGCGAAGAAGAtggtgattttggaaggataatGCTGGATATATAAGGATAAGGGGTGATGAATGAATGGTTATAGTTAAAGATaagaagataacaaaaaaatctgaatgtgtggttgtaattgaaaataaaaaggaaatctaaatgagtggttatagttgaagataaGAAGATAAAAGGAAATCTGAATAAGTGGTTAGAAATAAATtagataaaagatataaataaatacaaaattaataaattcaataacataaaagaattacaaaattttaataagagtaaaaaaataagagtaaaatttcaataacataaagaaatttactcacgtatataatattaaatgatttaaaaatacatataaagcgtaaaaaaataagtgtttcaatttttaattcgtttgaacaggtacgaagatcttatttttcttatcatttcatcctaaatggtcgtaataaattttttgctctaaagcctttcaataaGTACTCTAAGAGAaacctaaaactaaataataagccttagggtacttgttgaaaggttttcgagccaaaaattcattatgaccattgaagacaaaatgataaaaaaaaataagatctttgcatcgattcaagcgaattgaaaattgaaacacttaaaataatattaaataaataaaaatgaaaaaagatataaaagttattaagtaaataaataagaaataagaaaatgccgtgggttgaattattgccgggtataatattaaataatttaaaaatacatacaaagagtaaaaaaataagcgttccgatttttaattcgtttgaaccggcgcaaagatcttatttttcttatcatttcatcctaaatggttgtaatgaatttttggctctaaggcctttcaatgagcaccctaagagagacctgaaactaaataataagtcttagggtacttgttgaaaggccttcaaactaaaaattcattatgatcattgaagacaaaatgataaaaaaaacaagatctttgcattgattcaaccggattgaaaattgaaacacttaaataatattaaataaataaaaatgaaaaaagatataaaagttattatgtaaataaataaaaaaataagaaaatgccaTGGGTTGAATTATTGCCGGGGGTATTTTGGTCTGGGGGTGGGGTCGGGCGGAGATGGGTCGGGGGGCGCGCAAAGAGATTTGCCAAATGCAATGTGCGAATTTATATTTTGCTCTATACAAATAATCGGAGACGTGAGGGAAACCTTGGTTAGAAAAGTTGGAGCGTATTGCCAAGATtttgaaaaacgaaaaaaaaaactaatgggaATGGGGTGACTCAAACACAAAAACGTACTGCCaagatttgaaaaaagaaaaaaactaatggGAATGGGGGACTCGAACTCACAAGCTCATGTTCGCAAAACTAGTACTTTACCACTGCACCAATCAATTAACCCATGCGCGTGGTtgacatatataaatatatacacacacaaaatcgtatttttttaaaaaggtatgGGGACACGTGACCCCACGTGTTCCAAGTGGGTCCACCCCTGAGTTTTGGTGTACCCATAGTGGGGGTGAAAAAATTCACACCTAGACCTTAGTGGAACTCATGTAGTACATATTTCTACCTGGTGGCTAGTACTTAATGGAGTAGTTCCATCTGTCCTATAAAAAGGGGCTAGGTATGTACTACTTAGGGAAATCAATTCAATGGAGGACCTAATTTGCAACTTTATTCATCAATGCATCGACCTCCCCGTAAATAAAGTTTATGGAGGCCTATCTTGgtcgaccgtccaaaagtgatTTGGACGATTCAGATTGAAGATAAATTATTAACGATAAGAAATATTTATTACAGGTAAtagtttaaaaacatatctcGATCGTCGATTGCGAAACGGACGGGTGAGATTGTGCGGAGCCctcaataagtttctctcctACAAGTTATAAAATTGTCGATTGTGAAACGgatgacttcggtgtctcccctccttttggagacaccgtaacttttggcatgcCTTGGTTATACATATAattgattttggttatgcttgtaatagtttggttatgccaaaagttatggTGTTTCTTTTTTGAAGGGATATACTGAAGTCATTCCCTTGTATTTTTGATTAAAAAGGGAGTAAATATTAAAGTCATTGTCGTACTTTAATACGGTAAGTTCATATTAATGTGTTAGCTGTATTGCACTTCAACATTTTTAAATTCCACATTTTAACCTTCTACGCGACTACGCTACAGGTAATTTGTAGGCTGTAGTCAATCGAAAAGTGAAGCGTTGAAGACTTAATTCCGTGGCGCGTGCAAGTTGATCCGGGGACATTTTGCATTATAAAAAAGGGAGGGGGGATGGGGGTTGGGTTGGACTTCCAATTAATGCAaggaataatatatatatattttatcacCACAAGGAATGATATTCTTATTGTTCATATTTCGCAAGTTGAAGGAAATGGGCCCGACATGATGAAAATTGGGACATATTCATGTGCCTATGGTGGTTGGTCTTCCATACAAACTTTTTTCATGCGTGCATATATGGTCTATCCAGCTGAGAGATAGACCTTTGGATTTAAGTGCATAAATTAGTACGTTTTCTTCCTAACTGAATGTTCGAGTTAGCTTACGCACAACTCAACTAATTCCGAAAATCTAAAGTTAACAACTGAGAAAATCCTTCAGTGATCTCAAAATTTAGAGTGTTTCGTCTTTATTAGATTCAAATGTACGACCACATCGAGAACAATTATTTGCTTTGTAGGAATCAAAATGCAGGAGGAGTATTTGGATTAGCATTAGTTAGGAAAGTAAAAGAGATGGGCCGATATAAAATTGTTAGGGGCAAAGCTAATGTAGAGCCTCCAATAGAAGTTTACATCACATCTTTCGTctcgatgaaaaaaaaatcgaaagagtataaaaatacaaaccaaagttgaaaaacaaATCATATATGAGACTTTGAAAAACACCTAAAATCTACTAAAAAGACTGCACCAACAAGTTGGCAAAAAGTTTAGGCCAAAGAGTGCCTCTCGCGCATTATAAGTATCCGACGATGGTCACCAATGTAAGAAAACCCGCCATTCAATTTCAGTAATAGTTTCGTCTGGTTGGTTTTAAAAGATTTGTCCACCAAACATCTAACCGGCCGATTCCTTTACATTGTTTGTTTGTCGTAAGACTACATgcttacatttattttttttgaacgacaaAGTAAATTTATTAACCAGACAAAGTAAATTTATTAACAAGAGGTTAAAAGGATAGAAAATATAAGACATCATAACGAACAAAATGCATCATAATCAACACCCAACCTGCCTGACACCCAACCTGCCCTCTAATCCCACGCTACTAACTACCATAAGAGCCCTCCCAGAAAACGAAACATGCTTACATTATGCAAGCTCCCTTACACACTCGATGATTATTTAGTGCTGAAACATTCAATCTTATATCTTCTTTTTACCCAGTTGAGGCACAAATAGATCACTTCCGAACGGAACCACTTCAACATTTAATGACTTTGTTCACGTAACTAAAATACCAAACCGATACAAATGCATGGGTTTGGACCGTTTGGTTCAAAACCTAAACAACAATCCATTGGGTTTCAGAAAGGGAAAAGCACTCGGCAATTACAGGTACACACAGATAATGAGGGCAACACTCGGTGGAAACATATATTCTTATTCAGAATTGGAGGAAGTTCTTCTCTTTAAGGCTTTCAACAGTATCCCTGAGGGTCACCTCAAGAGGAGTAAAATGCATACCCAAACTTTCGGCCTTTTTCTTGGAAACCTGGTAAAGTGGCTCAGCAGGCTTTCCATCTTCAGGCCTGTCATCATAAAAAAGCCCAAACAAGTATGTTTGAGATGGTGGATTAGAAAACAGAGTCTTGAAATCTTAGATCGTAAGCGAAAAGAGATTCAATAAGAGTCCCTTTCTAGCAAGGGAAGAAGCTCAAACATCGGGATTTAACCTCAATCTGCATCAATGAGTAACGTAGTTACGTAAAAGAGTACCTTCAAACAGTAGAAGGTGGAATTTATAGCTATATTGGCAACAGCTCTGGGATCAAACTACCACAAATTTTCATAATATTCGACAGTCACATGATACCATCCCGAGATTTTCTCCTAGTCAAGTTAGGTAGTTTACGGAGGTCCCTCTTATTCACCTGTCCTTTCTATTTGTTTAGTGGGAGAATGATAACTTCACATAACTATAATTGCACTGCAAACAATTTTGTACATCTCATAAATTCAGTGCTACGGTATATGTGGTGCAGACCATGCGGTCAAGAATATTGCCTAACTTTCCTAAAATCGTTTGATGCTTTGTCTGAATCTCTTTGAGCCTCTCTATTTCTAGAAGTTATCTTTTCGACCCATTTAGCAAAGAGATTACATGCTCATcgacaagtaatcctacccaaCAAAGTGAACTATCCTTAATTTTAATCCTACCCAAGCTAAGATCttgaggacaaaaaaaaagattagggATACTTGGTTTTATAAAAATGTCACCGACTCACCATGAGTCaacaagaggaagaagaaataTGACTAAAACAGAGAAGCAAACAATATGGAAGAATCAATGTTAGGTAACTCTTTGACATCACTTTCTTCTGTTAACGACATAGATATTGATGCAAATGGTAGCAACTTACCTTTCAGGAAGCTTGAGAGCAGGGTAAAGTTTGCGCAAAATATTCACAGCATCAGAAGAATTCGTTACTGTCCCAACTAAACAGTATCTGCCACTAGCTGAAGAAACCTCATATGCTAGAATATGTGCTAAAGCGACATCTCTAACATCGACATATCGACAGACTGTACCATCAGGTCCTGCATCAAGTAAATTGCTTGCTTTATAAGCGTTGCATATGGTAAGAATGTCACCAAAAGCAGCACAATTTTTCCAGTAAGTAAACGTAAATTTTAATTTGGCAATGTAATCATTGGCTATCACCTCCTAACATATCCCCGGCCATCACTGATGAAGTGACTCACAAATATCAAGGCCCCACCCTCGTTAACCAGTACATTAATTCCTAAGGGACTAATCTAATGAAAATCATGGAGAAATTCATAATCTAGATCAAAACTTGGTCCCAGAAACAATGATCAACAAAATCCAATcgtacaaaagaaaaagagggaggAAACGAAATAGATATAACATAAAGAGAAGTaataaacaataaataaaacGAAAGAGCAAAGCAAAGGAAGTAACATGTGGTAAACATAAATATCAAGTTGACCAGATGTTTTGCCCCTGAAAACTGTCTGGCTTCACAAAACTCCTACATCCACTTAATTATTAGAAACCTTCCAACATCTCAATCTCCGATAAAATGAAACGTGTCGTTGAACCCTCGTGACTCACGGATTTGAGCTTCTTGCCAAAAGTACTAAAAAAGGCTTACAAGCATTTGCCCTTTATTCCTAATGCTTCTGGGGTCCTCTATTGGTTATAGCCATAAAATATCTACAGACTGCATCACCTTTTGTGAAAGAATACAAAATACCTCAGGAAAGCAACCTGTCTATAGGAACAGCTGGGCAACACGAATTGCAAGTCTTGATCTCAGTTTATCTTGACCAATTAGAATCATAGAATCCCTTGTAAGTTTGTCCTATAGCAAGTTTCTGATGCAGGAGCATAAAAATGCAAAAGCCAAGTAATAATAGGTTGGAAGATGTGTGTCGACTATCTAGTAAGTTTTGTTTTCCTGGGAAGTAGTTTAGCATTAACGTAAGTCTTATGTTCTGGAGTCTTGTACTTGGCTATATGTATCtatgagaaatgaaaaatgggAGAGTTTGATATTATTCTAAATTTTGTGCAAGTGTGTCTTGCTTGGAGTGAGTGATTCGTCCTATAATCAAGCGTGTGGCTTGGTCGTGTTGAGTGGCATCCCGGATTATCCTAATGTTGCAAGTTTCAATCTGCATCAGTTCCACACAGTGATGACGTTACTCAAAACAATAGGGTAAGAAATTTAATTCTGGACTTGCATACCCTTTCCCTTGGAATATTCTACAATGCATGGACATCCTATCTACTATAGATTTGTtggctgctctctctctctcatgcgcGGCCTTAAAAAACCAAACATAATCACCTTCTTGATTTCCTTTTGCAAAATTGTAGTTCTTTTCCTAGAGGGTTGCCATATAAACCAAACTAGAAAAATTCACAAGAGTATCCATAAATCTATGTAGGAAGAAATCATACACATCATCCACATAAGTTGCAGAAGAGTACCATTTTTTATGAGGTTTAGAGCTGCTTCGGAAGTGAAATTGAGAGTTGGCTGCAAGAGAGGACCAAACACAAATCCTGGATTTATTGTCACCAGGTCTATTCCGTTCTCTCTTGTGAATTTCCATGCAGCATCCTCAGCCAAGGTTTTTGAAAGGTGATAAAATAGCTGACACAATAATCTTGGTTAGAGAGAACGAAGAGTGTAAATTCAATTGAAAGCTAAACATTCAACTTTATTAAAGATGAACATTCAACATTACTGTTGATAGATCAGTTGGAGTTAGTCCAAGCCAAAATCATTACAGAAAATCTGAGCATAAATTCAGTTTGTCGAAGACGCCACTTTTTGCATTAATACGAGCATATAAGATGATAAATCATCAAGATTCAAGAGATGGATTTCAGGTAACAATAGAGTATCTACACTACAATCTATGAAACCAAAATGCCAAGTAAATACTTGCATTTTACTCATATTTGCTAAAATATAAGGTTTATAGTACTGTAAATACTTGTAAATCAAAATTTCTCAGGTACTTCGCATAAACCTTGGCATCACAATGCAAAGATGTGATCAATAGTCATGGACAACCTAACCGCTGGCGGCTTTATGGTACAGATACTATGGTGGTCATATAGAGGAGAGAATTTTGGTTCCTAGATTCTTTTTGGATATCGGCATCTGCTCCATACGAAGGGGAGtcatttatttatctttttggttCTTTTGATTTACGAGCCAGAATGTCAGAGCAGAGAGCTTCACAACTTCTCTTTTTGATGGAAGACTTCATGTCCTTCCTATTGTACCTTGCCTTACTAGAGGATGTTTGATAGATATggttcgataaaaaaaaatcttcaaaattcTTACATTGCCTTCTATGATGAGGCAAATTCAAAATTGTTCGAATTGTGTAGTCATCAATTACCGACAATGGTAAACAACCAAAGCAATTTGATTATAATCAATTCGTATGACGTCAAGTCCGCATGGCCCTTATGGGCTGGGCCACACGTGTGAAGCTCGTAGCATTGATCCTGATAAACCCCAATTTATAGTTGCTTCCTCTCCACCAATAACGCCGGCCTCTCCaacttgttttaaaaaaaataggattcTGTGGGACTTGAACCCTCCACCTCAGCCTTGGCAAGGCTATGCTCTACCATTGAGATATTTCAGCCAGCTACAGTAGTGGTGAAGCACTACTGAGCAATTCATGTAGCACTTGAATTCTATGTTTTCGCCAATCAAAACAATATTGTATGCCATGATAGGAAAATTCAAAGATGCTTCAGTAAGATTTTGTCTTTCTAGACCGgcaaaaataaagagagaagaaaataaacagACAAGATATTGCTATAATGGAAAGTATAAAATATCAGAACATTTACGCACCTTTGACTCCTCACAATAAACTGGATCTGAAAACCACGTCTCGTCAATTACCACATCAGGGTTTCTTGGTCTGCTGTTCCATGCAACTGATGCCATGGAAGATGTTAAAACCACCCTATTAATGGATGGAACTTTCGCACACGAGCCAAGAACGTTCTGCGTTCCCTTCACCGCAGGTTTGATTAGTTCATCCTGAAGGATGGAATATGGATAAGCAAAACCTTACAAGTAAAAGCTGATAACAGAGAATAAAATTATACAGAAGTGACAAGTATGTCGCATATAGCATTAATACTTTACATAGAACAACTGACATCAGATACCAATCTCATAATTATAATGTTCTGTTCCAGTCAACAAGCTAGGAAACCTTAGATAATTGCAAAAATGCAATACAGCTTTGGAAAAAGTTTATAAGCagtgtaggtggataaattcaagtagtgctttgaacagcactggaatgcagcggctccacgtgcctcttgaacgtaaccttaattcgtcagagaaacccttatcctgcaaaacagacaaggagtgagcgcacatttgcctctcgtggcaaaggccctccgatgcctttgttagtatttcgtactaatgatcaaaccctaattatcagtaggaaagcaataagattgcagtgtattgcgtaccttttacctctaggcttgctctgtttatatagacattcggatgcttggtgcccaagcatccctattgccataggattcccaactcgtataggaaacccagaatatcaaggattctcgtttcctttatcaatttatggaaaagagtcctttcaggattcttttccattactgaccgaacatcccattctcattgggtatctttctcagaccctatattctcgggatcttattccttaacggaataccactgtttctggactcttccgggatgttccctctatttcatcatctgacaggacctctttccttgttcggccgtctcatagccgaacaaatggtctggaccagttacttcacatgtaactggtcctaaggaaacaatttggaccatatcctttctaaggagctctcctcctgttcggcttttctcttgccgaacaatgtatctgaacagtggcatcacatgtcactttccttgtatctggtccaataacgtctcatgttattgtaccgagaatcgtacaacctctctggaccattgacttctcatatcagtggtccacagtgtgttgaccctttgttgaccgtgctcgggctcattttgcacctgttcgggaatacctccctacaagcAGTATATTGGATAGACAGGAAGGTTCTTTCTCTTTTAAAGCTAAAAttaatagaaaacaaaaatgacgGTAAACAAGAAGAAATGGATCAGCAGAGAAAAATAATGGTTAGAGTTTATATGGACAACATGTGTTATGGGGTTTATTattggtgtgaatttttttttaattcatatCCTAATTGTATTGGGATCACAACTGAATTCTTTATGGATTAGGTTTTGTGTAAAGGTTATATATACAAGGGATTGGTCCCTACTATAGATCTTAGATTTTGAAGTCTTCCCAGTAGACTGAGCAACGtgaaagaaaaagatgagagCAGAAGGCCTCCTCCCATAATTCATATCGCTTAATTCTTTCTCCACAACGATGGCCTCTGGTATTCAATTGATATtactaaaaaatttcttatGATTCGaataaactatttttgaaaattcttgcAAGGTACACAGGCCCTCCCAACCTATAATATATATTGGAGTCACTTGCAATAACCTCGTGGAGCTCTGCGGTGAGGAGCTCAAACGTATGGCACCTGGAGGCGAGGTTATTCAGTTTTGAGTGCTTGGAGGTGAGGAAGTTGTTCGACAGCGAATCACATGGAGTTGAGCTTGCTCCCTATGGAGCAACAGAGCCAGAGCTCGCCCGCTTAGATGAGAGGTGGCCAGAGCTTGCACAATTGGTTGTGGTTTTGAGGAGTTCAGAAAGTCCTTCTGTATCCCCACAAAAAATCTTGGAGTAAATCCTCCATGGGTAAGCATGGCCACTTATGTTTGTTACACGGCATAAAGAGCGATGAGTTACTTTAAACACTAATGACCGCCAGCATTGTTACcacaaaggaaaaggaaaatttcaTTATCCTGGTACCACATCCAAACCCTTCACGGACGCATTTTAGATCATAACTGGAAATCATTACATAGTACATATCAACCATCTCATataacttttttctttctctctttttcttagGTACGTGGGtgggtttggggggggggggggggccgtgGTGGGGCgtggtgttgtgtgtgtgtgtgtgtgttaagaAGATGAGAGAAGCAACCAAAAAGAATGAGGGAAATCCAATGCATTTATGAGACTGCAGTCCTAGTAAAGATATTTGCAAAACGTCCTGAGATACCAAGACATCCTATGATTCACAATTCGTATCGTACaattcggtgggtaatcgatatGAATAGGCTGCCTAATTCGGAAAGAGCTGCAAATAATAAGTGAATCGGTGAATCAATagattcacttaaaatttccaTAACACTTTTTACTCATTTGTTGcaattttgttgttggaaaagGGTTCAAACTATTTTCTTAAGGTCTTTAGTATTGTTATATGCCATCTTTTGTCTATGCTTCTCTTCATGTAGTATTATAGGTACTAAGCAAGGGAGATTTATTACGATAGTGGATCGAAAATGGCAAAGATAAAGGGAATACAACCACCCTATAGACCTTCTAAGCGTATGTTGTTGtactttttaatcttttttacaaaacagaaccacaaacacacaaacactcaCAACAtatgtgggccccacacacTAGGGTGTGTAGTATTGTGCGGAACCCACACGTTGTGAGTATTTGTGTAAATGTGTTTGTGGTTCTAGACTTGTTTACAAAAAAGACTATAAGTAGGATTCACGAATCCTTGTCTCTTGGAAGTTGCAATAGAAGTAGGCAAGCAGCTTACCTAACACTCCAGATTATTGTCcaatcatcatttagaagaagatttttactgatttaggcataaaaatttcatttgtaCTATATACTTTGGTTACACTaatcaataaacatatgttctCATGCATTACAAAAAAATCATGACCGAATCGGAGCCATTCATGATTCTATTCGATTCGAAAAAGGATCATTTCGATTCTCGATTgaattcacgatttgacaaccttATTAGCAACATCTCAGACTAAAGTTGCTGACTGAAAACTTCACTGAAACAAAGTTAGGATTGAGGGTAATCGAAGGAACAAACTGTTTTCATTAAACTCCTTTAGCACAAATCAATTGTTTATATAGCACTCACCCCTAAGACTAAAGCCCATTTTACTACTAAGAGTGAAGTGGTTATGCCCCTGACGAGATAGGGGCAAGCAAAAGAAAGAGCtcgttttttaattttgagattttgagattCATAAGATCATGATACAGTTCCCTAACCTTGATATGACATACATTTTGGAAAGCCGactcaaagaaagaaagagcacGGTCTCCGCTCACTGACTTCAGGACAGCAGCCCCGTAACTGACTTTGACTTAAAAGCACATCTGGCCACTTTCCCGATCGCGGAGAGCACTGCGCACTTCCATGCCACATCAGCATATAACAAACCTATCTAACTCCCTAAGCTAAACTGACTAACCCCCATCcttatatcaaatatgaaaCATGATATCAGTGACTCATACTAATGTGTTcctgtttcttcttctcttctcctatctttcttttttttgtttggtggaGGTGGGGTTGTGGGCAAGGGATGGTGGCGAAATCTGGACAACTTTTGTGCCTCCTTTTCTTCAAGCTCCATCATGTTGCTTGATTTCTGAATTCTAAAAGTGGCTGGATCTCATACCAAAAGTTAATTATCTAAATGCATACCATGATTGCTATTTCCTACTATGTTATTGCGAAGCAAAGTGCCACATCACCTAAGGGCCTgagtaccaaagtaatatgaagtatataagcgtgagggcacccttcaatagctagcttttggggttgagttctacccaagaccgtgtaagAGTCATTTGAATCACTAAAATGACTTGGAGAAACAAACCAGCACATTCATAATGGAAACAAAAGCCACTTGAAGTGTCATAATGAACCTGTGGATTGCTGGATTCTAGAAAAACAGGCGATGCTGTGTGGAAGACACCTTCACAACCATCGACCACTGAATCAAATGATCCTTCTTCCATTAA
This DNA window, taken from Rhododendron vialii isolate Sample 1 chromosome 8a, ASM3025357v1, encodes the following:
- the LOC131335929 gene encoding cinnamoyl-CoA reductase CAD2-like isoform X1; translated protein: MSGAGKVVCVTGASGYIASWIVKLLLDRGYTVKGTVRSLSDPKKMDHLLSLHGAKERLQLFEANLMEEGSFDSVVDGCEGVFHTASPVFLESSNPQDELIKPAVKGTQNVLGSCAKVPSINRVVLTSSMASVAWNSRPRNPDVVIDETWFSDPVYCEESKLFYHLSKTLAEDAAWKFTRENGIDLVTINPGFVFGPLLQPTLNFTSEAALNLIKNGPDGTVCRYVDVRDVALAHILAYEVSSASGRYCLVGTVTNSSDAVNILRKLYPALKLPERPEDGKPAEPLYQVSKKKAESLGMHFTPLEVTLRDTVESLKEKNFLQF
- the LOC131335929 gene encoding cinnamoyl-CoA reductase CAD2-like isoform X4, with the translated sequence MSGAGKVVCVTGASGYIASWIVKLLLDRGYTVKGTVRSLSDPKKMDHLLSLHGAKERLQLFEANLMEEGSFDSVVDGCEGVFHTASPVFLESSNPQDELIKPAVKGTQNVLGSCAKVPSINRVVLTSSMASVAWNSRPRNPDVVIDETWFSDPVYCEESKLFYHLSKTLAEDAAWKFTRENGIDLVTINPGFVFGPLLQPTLNFTSEAALNLIKNGPDGTVCRYVDVRDVALAHILAYEVSSASGRYCLVGTVTNSSDAVNILRKLYPALKLPERLRLNPDV